One window of the Babesia bovis T2Bo chromosome 2, whole genome shotgun sequence genome contains the following:
- a CDS encoding eukaryotic translation initiation factor 3 subunit family protein, whose product MVVIRESDLSAEDLADGLMEWMSDHDDSKDEEEMERLALMEHPIELSTIFPNTIIVTGLPLVTQEKYDRLMEILRKKLLKDFEKKGYNIGKDMKVDMPYDEDGNTSGVAFLTFANHMEAVKAQKHINMSKFDASHTLKSALIDDFERIVSDENKCMPALNTFGFTRDDLRTWLFDSDRMLDQFVVRYGDHTEINWFDPLEREPILVYNGERERAQGKRVWTDQKVEWSRNGSYLVFYRRPGIALYGGPDFELKVRFEHRNVQKVSFSPDEEYLLTWDGTSDSDKSDNSVCIWHVITGEKLYSFSSREISTMGTDVLRFLWNHNGKYIARLNPSTDGNEILVYQLPEMELIRDAEGKPAPLKYAAERFDWSPTDDILSVLIPGTLDTPARLVLIDIPSRRELSARNVYNVCQSSMHWHPRGECFCLMTTIYRKTGKKGRKNFYQLDLFRLREKYIPVDTIKIEDATVKNLYWEEGGNKRFALVVKDEEMSMCSIKFYRVSDEGTARDTVCVATYDLQSQMNKILWSPTGNYFVLGSLSGEGTLLFCMLSNNDKLEILYKDEHFMMNAMKWSPCGRYLATSVCVPMPSQNLVPSTDTFRYSAEAGFCIWTFQGRRLYMARRENFYSFEFRPTPPPMLDKAVIEHIKKNLDEYSRRYDIVDEKAREEYEKQYKAKRQVAEEAFIALAAKLMDYLSKQERFNDFKRGYDEFFDESNWEVSYDIFEEVLEVKEEILD is encoded by the exons atggtTGTGATAAGGGAGTCCGACCTTTCTGCTGAGGATTTGGCCGATGGCCTCATGGAGTGGATGTCGGACCATGATGACAGCAAAGATGAAGAGGAGATGGAAAGATTAGCATTAATGGAACATCCCATTGAATTGAGTACTATATTTCCAAATACTATTATCGTCACTGGTCTTCCTTTAGTTACTCAGGAGAAGTACGATAGGCTTATGGAGATTTTGAGAAAGAAGTTACTCAAGGATTTTGAGAAGAAGGGATATAATATTGGGAAGGATATGAAGGTCGACATGCCTTATGATGAGGATGGTAACACTAGTGGTGTGGCATTTTTAACATTTGCAAATCACATGGAAGCTGTGAAAGCTCAGAAGCACATTAACATGTCCAAGTTTGATGCATCGCACACGTTGAAATCAGCGCTAATTGACGATTTTGAGAGAATAGTCAGTGATGAGAATAAGTGTATGCCAGCTCTGAATACTTTTGGATTTACTAGAGATGACCTTCGTACTTGGTTATTTGACAGTGACCGTATGTTAGATCAATTTGTGGTTAGATACGGCGACCACACCGAAATTAACTGGTTCGATCCGCTTGAACGTGAACCCATATTAGTTTATAATGGTGAGCGCGAGCGAGCACAGGGTAAGAGGGTATGGACCGACCAAAAGGTTGAATGGAGTCGTAATGGTTCATATCTTGTCTTTTACAGGCGACCTGGTATTGCTTTATATGGTGGCCCTGATTTTGAGTTAAAGGTGCGTTTTGAACACAGGAACGTTCAAAAGGTGTCATTTTCACCTGATGAAGAATATTTGCTTACTTGGGATGGTACTAGTGATTCTGACAAATCAGATAATTCCGTTTGCATATGGCATGTTATAACTGGTGAAAAACTATATAGTTTCTCATCACGTGAAATTTCAACGATGGGTACTGACGTTTTACGTTTCTTATGGAACCATAACGGGAAGTATATCGCAAGGCTCAACCCATCGACGGACGGTAATGAGATTCTCGTATATCAGCTACCTGAGATGGAGCTCATACGAGATGCCGAGGGTAAGCCAGCGCCTCTAAAGTACGCTGCTGAGAGATTTGATTGGTCTCCAACAGATGACATTCTTTCTGTACTTATACCGGGGACTCTAGACACTCCAG CGCGTCTTGTATTGATTGATATTCCCAGTCGCCGTGAGTTGAGTGCTAGAAACGTTTACAATGTTTGCCAATCATCAATGCATTGGCATCCGAGGGGTGAATGCTTCTGCCTCATGACTACCATATATAGGAAGACGGGTAAGAAGGGACGCAAGAACTTTTATCAATTAGATCTATTCCGACTGCGTGAAAAGTACATTCCTGTGGACACTATCAAGATAGAGGATGCCACTGTGAAAAACCTGTACTGGGAAGAGGGTGGAAACAAACGTTTCGCATTGGTTGTTAAGGACGAGGAGATGAGCATGTGTTCGATTAAATTCTACCGTGTATCTGATGAAGGCACTGCTAGGGATACTGTATGCGTTGCCACTTATGACCTTCAGTCACAGATGAATAAGATTCTGTGGTCACCTACCGGTAACTATTTCGTCCTAGGTTCACTGAGCGGGGAAGGAACACTTTTATTTTGTATGCTCAGTAACAATGACAAGTTGGAAATCTTGTACAAGGACGAGCACTTCATGATGAACGCGATGAAGTGGAGCCCTTGCGGTCGTTATTTGGCAACAAGCGTTTGTGTTCCCATGCCATCACAGAACCTTGTGCCGAGCACTGATACCTTCAGATACTCAGCTGAAGCTGGTTTCTGTATATGGACTTTCCAAGGAAGGAGATTATACATGGCACGCCGTGAAAACTTTTACAGCTTTGAGTTCAGGCCTACGCCTCCACCTATGTTGGATAAGGCCGTGATTGAGCACATTAAGAAAAATCTAGATGAATACAGTCGTAGATACGACATTGTTGATGAGAAGGCTCGTGAAGAATACGAAAAGCAGTATAAGGCCAAACGCCAAGTTGCCGAAGAAGCATTCATTGCACTTGCGGCTAAACTCATGGACTACCTATCTAAGCAG GAACGCTTCAACGATTTCAAACGTGGTTACGACGAATTTTTCGACGAGAGTAATTGGGAGGTGTCCTATGACATATTCGAGGAGGTTCTTGAGGTCAAGGAGGAGATCCTTGATTAA
- a CDS encoding prenyltransferase UbiA family protein, with amino-acid sequence MTSLSRIVFSVPQRHSGRLSNCLQLTKWKLSLWVSATGAAGFFMNSPVLSPEVFCCSGGIFLCSSAAHVFNQIIERKTDGLMVRTRNRPLASGRVTPSQAAGFGTFCVLSGSTLLSLTSGATAAPLALLNIGLYTCGYTILKKYTEWNTHVGAIVGAIPPLIGYVASGGSIYAPQPWMLFGLMYAWQIPHFYTLAWLYRKDYSVAALKMYGIDDETGKRTALTSVKWMTLLTTMPLAYSLGGLISPQYAVVTLLPNLFINHKCFQYLDYPTKKSASRFFIHSLWHILALVGLASYYVAAERFKSEEEESNDS; translated from the exons ATGACATCCTTATCTCGTATTGTCTTTAGTGTACCGCAGAGGCATTCTGGCAGGTTGTCTAACTGTTTG CAACTGACTAAATGGAAGTTGTCGTTATGGGTCAGCGCAACAGGCGCTGCAGGATTCTTCATGAACAGTCCTGTTCTATCTCCTGAGGTTTTTTGTTGCAGTGGAGGCATTTTCTTATGCAGTTCCGCTGCTCATGTTTTTAACCAAATTATCGAGCGTAAGACTGACGGTCTTATGGTTAGAACGCGTAATAG GCCACTTGCGTCTGGTAGGGTGACGCCATCCCAAGCGGCTGGATTTGGAACATTCTGCGTACTCTCTGGTTCCACATTGCTTTCTTTAACTTCTGGTGCTACAGCAGCACCGTTAGCATTACTGAATATAGGATTGTACACTTGTGGTTACACTATTTTAAAAA AATACACCGAATGGAACACCCATGTAGGAGCTATTGTAGGTGCAATACCTCCATTGATAGGCTATGTAGCTTCCGGC GGTTCGATATATGCGCCGCAGCCGTGGATGCTTTTCGGATTAATGTACGCCTGGCAGATTCCACACTTCTACACTCTGGCGTGGCTTTATCGCAAAGATTACAGCGTTGCTGCATTGAAGATGTATGgtattgatgatgaaactgGTAAGAGAACCGCTCTTACTTCTGTTAAATGGATGACCCTATTGACAACAATGCCATTG GCATACTCCTTGGGTGGATTGATATCACCGCAATACGCTGTAGTAACGTTACTACCAAACCTGTTTATCAACCACAAGTGCTTTCAGTATCTTGATTACCCGACAAAGAAAAGCGCTTCAAGATTTTTTATTCACTCTCTCTG GCACATCTTGGCGTTAGTCGGTTTAGCATCTTATTACGTTGCTGCTGAACGATTTAAATCTGAGGAGGAGGAATCTAATGATTCCTAA
- a CDS encoding putative 40S ribosomal protein S24 protein, with product MATNDQFSIRVKKFLTNPLLSRKQFGVEVLHPGRANVSKNDLRERIAKQFKVKDPKTIVLFGFKTYFGGGMSSGYCLIYDTLANLKKYELHYRQVRLGLEEPSKGMGRRAKKELKNRRKKVRGKDKAKCSAGKKK from the coding sequence ATGGCGACCAATGATCAGTTTAGCATTCGCGTAAAGAAATTCCTCACCAACCCATTGCTTTCCCGCAAGCAATTTGGTGTGGAAGTTCTACATCCAGGTCGCGCTAATGTTTCTAAAAATGATTTGCGCGAACGTATCGCCAAACAGTTCAAGGTCAAGGACCCTAAGACTATTGTGCTTTTCGGTTTCAAAACATACTTCGGTGGTGGCATGAGTTCAGGTTACTGCCTTATCTATGATACTCTTGCTAATCTTAAGAAGTACGAGCTCCACTACCGCCAGGTTCGCCTTGGATTGGAAGAACCAAGCAAGGGCATGGGTCGCCGTGCTAAGAAGGAACTCAAGAACAGGAGGAAGAAGGTCCGTGGTAAGGACAAGGCCAAGTGCTCTGCCGGAAAGAAGAAGTAA
- a CDS encoding DEAD/DEAH box helicase family protein — MMFTDNKKRGIAVTSRSAENVVGTRQKESLAAMGKHTDLKTTNDAVKVAYVPKHLREQRLQEEIKKAEELAKTREEQIRNQRKELMRQLESNKRDGHRMDRKKRSLENTTENNTKAAVFELENSDLAKKKLLTLPNSEVRPRMVEKELEQIREHYLGNKPTKQKVRKLTEKFRNVFHFEWDNSDDTSRNDNNPIYQNRPEPQLLFGRGCRAGMDPKEQRKHADFYDKLSKLRTGSDAAFSRDSRSNEDRTEPTSVDDDVDTHWSAKTKENMTQRDWRIFREDFDIYVKGTRVPPPMRTWAESNLPSELLRAIKDAGFKSPTPIQMQAIPIGLGMRDLIGLAETGSGKTVAFVLPMLTYVKALPPLNEDTLQDGPYALTLAPTRELATQIHAETVKFSAFCSCRTVLVVGGHSVDQQGFELRNGAEIVIGTPGRIKDCLDRSYTVLTQCNYVILDEADRMIDMGFEEIVNDILDCIPTSNLKDLDENLALQQELSTKAGYRKYRITQMFSATMPAAVEKLTKKYLRSPVIVSIGDVGSGKKSITQRFEFITEHRKKQKLQDLLHTLEGQIIVFVNMKKVADVVARHISNMNLRAISLHGGKTQDIREGALESFKAGDFDILVATDVVGRGLDVKGVTAVINFDMPKDIETYTHRIGRTGRAGAKGMAISFVTEDDSHLFYDLKQQLISTGNDIPPELEKHPATNTKPATATKKQD, encoded by the exons ATGATGTTTACAGACAACAAAAAACGAGGCATTGCTGTGACATCTAGAAGTGCCGAAAATGTTGTTGGAACGCGTCAAAAAGAATCGCTTGCAGCTATGGGCAAACATACTGATCTGAAAACAACAAACGATGCTGTCAAG GTTGCTTATGTACCAAAGCACTTAAGAGAACAAAGGTTACAAGAAGAGATTAAAAAGGCAGAGGAACTAGCAAAAACTAGAGAAGAACAAATAAGAAATCAACGAAAGGAATTGATGCGCCAACTA GAATCAAACAAACGTGATGGCCACCGTATGGATAGAAAAAAGAGGTCTTTGGAAAACACGACGGAGAATAATACAAAAGCTGCAGTATTTGAACTGGAAAATAGTGATCTTGCAAAGAAAAAACTACTCACATTGCCCAATTCAGAAGTAAGGCCACGTATGGTTGAAAAGGAACTGGAACAAATAAGAGAACATTATTTAGGTAATAAGCCAACAAAACAAAAAGTAAGAAAACTTACTGAAAAGTTTAGGAATGTATTTCATTTCGAATGGGATAATTCAGATGATACCTCACGGAATGATAACAATCCAATATACCAAAATCGACCAGAACCACAGTTGCTCTTTGGTAGAGGATGTAGAGCTGGAATGGATCCAAAGGAACAACGGAAACATGCAGACTTCTATGATAAGTTATCGAAGTTAAGAACTGGCAGCGATGCAGCATTTTCTAGAGATAGTCGATCCAACGAGGACAGGACAGAACCGACATCAGTGGATGATGATGTAGATACACATTGGTCAGCGAAAACAAAGGAAAATATGACACAGCGTGATTGGAGAATATTTAGAGAGGATTtcgatatatatgtaaaagGCACTCGGGTGCCACCACCCATGAGGACCTGGGCGGAATCAAATCTACCTTCAGAACTGCTACGAGCTATAAAGGATGCCGGTTTTAAATCTCCAACTCCAATTCAGATGCAGGCCATACCCATAGGACTAGGAATGAGAGATTTGATAGGTCTAGCTGAAACGGGTTCTGGTAAAACTGTAGCATTCGTTTTAccaatgttgacatatGTTAAagcactaccaccactcaACGAGGATACGTTACAAGATGGACCATACGCATTGACACTAGCGCCTACACGTGAATTAGCCACTCAGATTCACGCTGAAACCGTTAAATTTTCTGCTTTCTGCAGCTGTAGGACGGTTTTAGTTGTTGGTGGACATAGCGTAGATCAGCAAGGATTTGAACTAAGGAACGGTGCTGAAATTGTGATAGGTACTCCTGGACGTATAAAAGATTGTCTAGATAGGTCATACACCGTCCTTACACAATGCAACTATGTCATCCTTGATGAAGCTGATCGCATGATAGATATGGGTTTCGAAGAAATTGTAAACGACATCCTGGATTGCATACCAACGTCGAATCTAAAGGATTTAGATGAAAATCTCGCATTGCAGCAG GAACTGAGCACCAAAGCGGGGTATCGTAAATATCGCATCACACAAATGTTCTCCGCTACCATGCCTGCAGCCGTAGAGAAACTAACGAAGAAGTACCTTCGTTCACCCGTAATTGTGTCTATCGGTGATGTTGGAAGTGGAAAGAAATCTATCACCCAACGATTCGAGTTCATCACAGAACATCGAAAGAAACAGAAACTGCAGGACCTACTACATACTCTCGAAGGACAAATCATAGTCTTTGTAAACATGAAAAAGGTTGCTGACGTCGTCGCAAGacatatatcaaatatgaACCtaag AGCAATATCGCTTCACGGAGGAAAAACACAGGACATCCGTGAAGGAGCTCTTGAAAGCTTCAAAGCAGGCGATTTCGATATTCTAGTCGCCACTGACGTTGTTGGACGTGGTCTAGATGTCAAGGGAGTTACAGCAGTTATTAACTTCGACATGCCCAAAGACATTGAAACATACACCCATCGAATAG GACGTACGGGAAGGGCAGGAGCTAAAGGAATGGCCATTTCGTTCGTCACAGAAGATGATTCACATTTGTTCTACGATCTGAAGCAGCAATTGATCAGCACGGGAAACGACATACCTCCTGAACTAGAAAAGCATCCAGCTACCAACACCAAACCAGCTACTGCAACAAAAAAACAGGATTAA
- a CDS encoding WD domain G-beta repeat family protein: MDTHTAVEIWEGFPKSHLLRLVMQLLTDMGYRDTVSSLERESGYLYDTSCVNVLRESILSNDIRKARSLLSQVTLSHEVRMACIFLLSQQSFATALYNDNLEEAIRILSEDLSLTAFDEETEARANKCASLIMYPSPRAALSKELAWDMDTSCTVLWSRIEKLLSPEMCVPSNRLLTLLYQAVELQELYCKNHFSWSRSTVMNLYEDHSCASLRMQTRCIARLHGHLDEVWDIKLSPCGTYVASGSKDGTVILWHSKSPFEQLNYWKHHRTAVSCIAWSSDSTYLASADREGVILLWMPGYLSCVGRVEPCYGVPMCMSWIPNTHTFLVGGFERDVVLYYVEKGLRRGRHRNSHYPGANNSSNSPDIASSGNTPENVNLLEHPSGIHDIAEGTIDDIEMDESHYEDSEQPFTASDNPNDPADATTSVADTGDVEGSYHTCSDYAESDFTNNEAEDPFYYIHEVKRAVVGCRVRNIAINFRGDIAVLSAPDHVIRLFDIVQFTDLSPLPDNSIVTSLYCSKLYNQVLVSTSGKYPVMRLWDLDERRIIQTYRGHREERFDLKCAMGGPDEMFVISGSEDAQIYIWNKVFGSLIRVLKEHTSAVNAVTWSIVPWSHMFSAADDYHLGVWEIKNDTEE; this comes from the exons ATGGATACGCATACAGCAGTTGAAATTTGGGAAGGTTTTCCCAAATCACATCTGCTTCGTTTAGTAATGCAGTTATTGACCGACATGGGCTATAG AGACACAGTATCATCATTGGAACGTGAATCAGGATATCTTTACGACACGTCTTGTGTTAACGTGCTTCGGGAGAGTATCCTAAGCAATGATATTAGGAAAGCCCGTTCTTTGTTATCGCAGGTTACATTATCGCATGAAGTAAGGATGGCTTGTATTTTTTTGCTATCGCAACAAAGTTTTGCCACGGcattatataatgataatTTGGAAGAAGCCATCCGTATTCTCAGTG aGGATCTATCACTGACTGCGTTTGACGAGGAAACTGAAGCTCGTGCGAACAAATGTGCCAGTTTGATAATGTATCCAAGCCCTAGAGCAGCTCTTTCCAAAGAGCTTGCTTGGGATATGGATACCTCGTGTACAGTTTTGTGGTCTCGCATAGAAAAGTTGTTATCACCCGAGATGTGCGTGCCCAGTAATAGATTGCTGACTTTACTTTACCAAGCTGTTGAGTTACAGGAGTTATATTGCAAGAACCACTTTTCGTGGTCGCGTAGTACTGTTATGAATTTATATGAGGACCATTCTTGTGCCTCATTGCGTATGCAAACAAGATGCATAGCTCGTCTGCATGGCCACTTAGATGAGGTGTGGGATATTAAGCTATCTCCTTGTGGTACATATGTAGCTAGTGGTAGCAAGGACGGCACAGTTATCCTTTGGCACTCCAAGTCACCTTTTGAGCAGTTAAATTACTGGAAGCACCACCGAACTGCTGTGAGTTGTATTGCGTGGTCCAGCGACTCCACATACCTCGCTTCAGCGGACCGTGAAGGGGTGATTTTATTATGGATGCCTGGTTATTTATCTTGTGTTGGTCGTGTTGAACCGTGTTATGGcgtaccaatgtgtatgaGTTGGATTCCTAATACTCATACATTTTTGGTTGGTGGTTTTGAGCGTGATGTTGTATTATACTATGTTGAGAAAGGTCTTCGTCGTGGTCGCCACCGTAACAGTCATTACCCAGGAGCTAATAACAGTTCAAACAGTCCTGATATTGCTAGCAGTGGAAATACTCCTGAAAACGTCAATCTTTTGGAGCACCCATCCGGAATCCACGATATAGCTGAGGGCACCATTGATGACATTGAGATGGATGAGTCTCACTACGAAGATAGTGAGCAACCATTCACTGCCAGTGACAATCCTAATGATCCGGCAGATGCAACTACAAGCGTAGCTGACACTGGTGATGTTGAAGGATCATATCATACCTGTAGCGATTACGCTGAGAGTGACTTCACCAATAATGAAGCTGAAGACCCcttttattatatccatGAGGTTAAACGTGCTGTTGTTGGTTGCAGAGTAAGGAACATTGCAATTAATTTCAGGGGTGATATTGCGGTGTTGAGTGCTCCTGATCACGTGATACGGTTATTCGACATTGTGCAGTTTACCGACTTGTCGCCACTGCCTGACAATTCCATAGTTACGAGTTTATATTGCAGCAAGCTTTACAATCAGGTATTGGTTAGCACCTCTGGGAAGTACCCTGTTATGCGTCTTTGGGATCTTGATGAACGCAGGATCATACAGACCTACCGTGGTCACCGTGAGGAACGGTTTGACCTTAAATGTGCTATGGGCGGTCCCGATGAGATGTTTGTTATAAGTGGTAGTGAAGATGcccaaatatacatatggAATAAGGTATTCGGGTCACTGATTCGAGTTCTAAAGGAACACACCTCAGCAGTCAATGCGGTTACCTGGAGTATTGTTCCATGGTCCCACATGTTTAGTGCAGCTGATGACTATCACCTCGGTGTCTGGGAAATAAAGAATGATACCGAAGAATGA
- a CDS encoding Pumilio-family RNA binding repeat protein, producing the protein MVANVRPIQKGDLVNDASSGVKSTRSPDTMPVVTYASVCSSPSNGYRYGATKSLEISSTLKRADTGKYAFNIEKDDRSDKSQHLVTENNIKDEDVRTPEICENARPSLIVNNVDGVWNKPLHTVFIETGNDEEPLPSSIEAVKLLSYTEGETNPTDFKARYNAIKDGNTTKDNKCDQKMKRSNSMLSVASKQPLSNNMIMENGFCSYPITQQMQSNGRIRFVKIPDNDKYGHYDSLSTRYSDAEDDQLCSHSLAVKFDSLSESMLKQLDTPTMRPALSSLSEMDEYSLNEQPKTTHNEHDGSINTSEGIYTLNGKIPYDNVSQSRSYSNSYMPNIEGNNGDSINYFQDVVNSAYYNIGIEGNLMFRREVPDNKTVRRYNTSYCNAVNLSSGQYQNDANRTLRPGELNTELLCYDSLNVSTLINNTDEHIAGNIAIIAKDQTGCRLLQKMLETEDYLVVETILEGVMDNLVDLMMDPFGNYLCQKLITVCSTQQIDAIIDVAGPMLIDISLNMHGTRTLQRLIEVLHEPKQIAKVTKLLSPSVETLVTDINGNHVIQKCLSVLPPEDCEFIHQAILKKSLMFATHRHGCCVIQRCIDAANTRQRDELVETLIEHTLELIQDPFGNYVVQYILKLKNMDVNARIVKAVAPKATLYAKHKFSSNVIEKCLILTHTRIRNILVEKFVKAPYDTLKDLMLHPFGNYVIQRVLSVAQRSDLDELLKRMRPHIDELRTMSTGKRIAAKITKKHMNSDVPNTKQNGVVHKTNMLGIFNRCDTDDLAAELLRLSNAEKVGSIDLDQVNQERNGQESDVKPPTYSGQQPILTKKDRFSKTGPSIEMLEALFKRALAVQPNRLS; encoded by the coding sequence ATGGTGGCAAACGTACGACCGATTCAAAAGGGCGATCTGGTTAATGATGCTTCATCTGGCGTAAAATCAACTAGATCACCCGATACCATGCCTGTAGTAACATACGCTTCGGTATGTAGTTCACCTTCTAACGGATATCGATATGGTGCAACAAAATCTCTAGAGATAAGCAGTACCTTAAAACGAGCAGACACTGGAAAATATGCTTTCAATATAGAAAAGGATGACCGAAGTGACAAATCACAACATTTGGTTACAGAAAATAATATTAAGGATGAAGATGTACGCACCCCTGAAATATGTGAAAATGCCCGTCCTTCGTTAATCGTAAACAACGTTGATGGAGTATGGAACAAACCATTGCATACAGTATTTATCGAAACTGGTAACGATGAGGAACCTCTTCCCAGTAGTATAGAAGCGGTCAAACTTTTATCCTATACAGAAGGCGAAACAAACCCGACTGATTTTAAAGCCAGATATAACGCCATTAAAGATGGAAATACTACTAAAGATAACAAATGTGATCAAAAAATGAAACGATCAAACTCTATGTTGTCTGTGGCTTCGAAACAACCATTATCTAACAATATGATTATGGAGAATGGATTCTGCTCATATCCAATCACTCAACAAATGCAATCAAATGGCAGGATTCGTTTTGTAAAAATCCCAGATAATGATAAATATGGCCACTATGATTCGCTATCAACCAGATATAGTGATGCTGAAGATGACCAGTTGTGCTCCCACTCTTTGGCGGTAAAATTTGACAGCCTCTCAGAGTCGATGTTAAAACAACTTGATACCCCGACGATGCGGCCTGCATTAAGTAGCCTTAGTGAAATGGATGAATACTCACTGAATGAACAACCAAAGACAACCCATAATGAGCATGACGGATCAATCAACACCAGTGAGGGTATCTATACTTTGAATGGAAAGATTCCATATGACAATGTGAGTCAATCTAGATCATACTCTAATAGTTACATGCCAAACATTGAGGGAAACAATGGTGATTCGATCAATTACTTCCAAGATGTGGTTAATAGTGCGTATTACAATATCGGCATTGAGGGTAACCTCATGTTCAGGCGGGAGGTGCCGGATAATAAAACTGTGAGACGTTACAACACCAGTTACTGCAATGCAGTTAATCTTTCATCTGGGCAATATCAAAACGATGCTAATAGAACTCTACGACCGGGTGAGCTGAACACAGAATTATTGTGCTATGACTCACTGAATGTATCCACACTGATTAATAACACCGATGAACATATCGCCGGCAATATAGCGATAATCGCCAAAGATCAAACGGGTTGTCGGTTATTACAAAAGATGTTGGAAACGGAAGATTACCTAGTAGTTGAAACAATACTTGAAGGGGTTATGGATAATCTGGTGGACCTAATGATGGATCCTTTTGGGAACTACCTGTGCCAAAAACTAATAACCGTATGCTCTACGCAGCAAATAGACGCAATAATTGATGTTGCAGGACCGATGTTAATCGATATATCACTTAACATGCACGGGACTAGAACACTACAAAGGCTGATTGAGGTTTTGCACGAACCTAAACAAATTGCTAAGgttactaaacttttgtcCCCTTCAGTGGAAACCTTGGTAACTGATATTAATGGCAACCACGTCATTCAGAAGTGTCTTAGCGTATTGCCCCCTGAAGATTGCGAGTTTATTCACCAAGCGATATTGAAGAAAAGCCTTATGTTTGCCACTCATAGGCATGGATGTTGCGTCATACAGCGCTGTATTGACGCTGCCAACACCAGGCAACGTGACGAACTTGTCGAAACACTGATTGAACACACGCTGGAATTGATTCAAGATCCTTTCGGGAACTACGTAGTACAGTACATCCTAAAACTAAAGAACATGGATGTCAATGCTCGCATAGTCAAGGCggttgcgccgaaggcgaCTCTCTATGCTAAGCATAAATTCAGCTCAAACGTTATTGAAAAGTGCCTGATATTGACCCACACAAGAATAAGGAACATACTAGTAGAAAAGTTCGTTAAGGCACCATATGATACCTTGAAAGACCTAATGCTACATCCTTTTGGGAACTACGTCATACAGCGGGTACTAAGTGTGGCACAGCGCAGCGACCTCGACGAACTGCTCAAAAGGATGAGGCCGCATATAGATGAGTTAAGAACAATGTCAACAGGAAAACGAATTGCAGctaaaataacaaaaaaGCATATGAATAGCGATGTACCCAACACCAAGCAAAATGGCGTTGTGCATAAAACCAACATGTTGGGAATATTTAATCGCTGTGACACTGACGACCTGGCTGCAGAGCTCTTGAGGCTATCAAATGCCGAAAAGGTGGGCTCTATAGATCTGGATCAAGTTAACCAAGAACGGAATGGTCAGGAATCTGATGTGAAACCACCCACATATTCTGGGCAACAACCCATATTGACCAAAAAGGACAGATTCAGTAAAACAGGACCTTCTATAGAGATGCTTGAAGCATTATTCAAGAGGGCGCTAGCAGTGCAGCCAAATAGACTATCGTGA